Proteins co-encoded in one Nicotiana sylvestris chromosome 7, ASM39365v2, whole genome shotgun sequence genomic window:
- the LOC138872692 gene encoding uncharacterized protein, which produces MANEDQTNANGMGATVTSVAASRARFIKEDPPIMAEGTPDDERFVVTEAWKYSDFLCKNYILSCLEDSLYNVYSVMETSKALWNALENKYKTKDAGLKKFVDARFLDFKRLTLGMVINEAFQVSAFIEKLPPLWKDFKNYLKHKHKEMTLEDLIGRLRIEEDNKNAEKKSRGNSTIIRANIVEVAPQNKKRKKASGPKNYPSKKKFKGNCHNCGKFGHKAVDYRAPKTDVQKKKKNQVNMVEKVEEMEDLCAMLSEYNLVGNPKEWWIDSGATRYVCANKELFSSYAPA; this is translated from the exons ATGGCAAATGAGGACCAAACTAATGCTAATGGAATGGGTGCTACTGTTACGAGTGTTGCTGCCTCTCGAGCC CGAttcatcaaggaggatcctccgATCATGGCTGAAGGCACTCCGGATGATGAACGATTTGttgtaactgaagcatggaaaTATTCTGATTTCTTATGCAAAAACTACATTTTGAGTTGTTTGGAAGATAgcttgtacaatgtctatagtgtcatggaaacttcaaaagcgtTATGGAATGCGCTTGAGAATAAGTACAAGACTAAGGATGCCggacttaagaagttcgtggatgcaaggtttttggatttcaagagGTTGACACTAG gtatggtcataaatgaggcctttcaagtcTCCGCTTTCATTGAGAAgttacctccgttgtggaaggacTTTAAGAACTATCTAAAACACAAGCATAAGGAAATGACACTTGAAGATTTGATTGGTCgtttgaggatagaagaagacaacaaaaatgctgaaaagaagtcacgtggCAACTCGACAATAATAAGGGCTAACATTGTTGAGGTGGcgccacaaaataagaagagaaagaaggcttctggaccaaagaattacccaagcaagaaaaagttcaagggtaattgccacaactgtggaaAGTTTGGGCATAAGGCCGTGGACTATCGTGCACCAAAGACTGatgtacaaaagaagaagaagaatcaagTCAACATGGTTGAAAAAGTTGAAGAAATGGAGGACTTGTGTGCCATGTTGTCTGAATACAATTTGGTAGGAAATCCTAAagaatggtggattgattctggagccacccgctatgtttgtgctaacaaggagttattttcttcttatgcccCCGCATGA
- the LOC104209954 gene encoding telomere repeat-binding factor 4-like: MGNPKQKWTSEEEEALRAGVAKHGAGKWKNIQRDPEFNHLLYSRSNIDLKDKWRNLNVSANGQGPRDKSRTQKVKADAPAAPLLITQAPVSSTPVLQDAAADTVMEDSSKCALDGKTASKYNQMIYDALSSLKEPNGSDTSTIVNFIEQRHEVPQNFRRLLSSRLRRLVQQDKLEKIENCYRIKKEVLERTKTATPKQKHVGPRQFPSSTYLGDTVEEAAKTAVYKVAEADNKSFVAAEAAKEEARVSKMAEDQDSLLLLAKDIFDRCSQGEIVLMA; this comes from the exons ATGGGAAATCCAAAGCAGAAATGGAcatctgaagaagaagaagcacttcgTGCCGGCGTCGCAAAGCACGGAGCTGGCAAATGGAAGAACATTCAAAGGGACCCTGAATTCAATCACCTCCTTTACTCTCGCTCCAACATCGATCTTAag GATAAATGGAGAAATTTGAATGTTAGTGCCAATGGACAAGGGCCAAGGGATAAATCTAGGACACAAAAAGTGAAGGCTGATGCTCCTGCAGCTCCATTGCTCATCACACAGGCCCCTGTTTCCTCCACTCCAGTTCTACAAGATGCAGCAGCAGACACTGTCATGGAAGATTCTTCAAAATGCGCATTAGACggaaaaactgcttctaa GTACAACCAAATGATATATGATGCACTTTCAAGTTTAAAAGAGCCAAATGGATCAGACACAAGCACAATTGTCAACTTCATTGAG CAAAGGCATGAGGTGCCCCAAAACTTCAGAAGGCTGCTCAGTTCTAGGCTGAGGAGGCTTGTTCAACAAGACAAACTTGAAAAG ATTGAGAATTGCTACAGGATTAAGAAAGAGGTGTTAGAAAGAACAAAGACAGCTACCCCAAAACAAAAACATGTTGGGCCAAGACAGTTTCCAAGTAGTACCTATCTTGGTGATACTGTTGAAGAAGCAGCAAAGACTGCTGTTTATAAGGTTGCAGAAGCTGACAATAAATCATTTGTAGCAGCTGAAGCAGCTAAGGAAGAAGCGAGAGTTTCAAAGATGGCTGAAGACCAAGATAGTTTACTGCTATTGGCCAAGGATATTTTCGACAGAT GCTCACAAGGCGAAATTGTGCTAATGGCATAA